The sequence CGAGGACGCGCGCCGTCAGTGGGAACACGAGGAAGCCAAGGAGCCGATCATCATCTTCACCACGCTCGACGGGCGCCGCCGTGCGCTGCGCATGGCGGTGGTGGAGCGGATCGACACGGTCGATGCCGGCCAGCTCACCCGTACCGGTGGCAGCTGGCGCGTGGTGCTGGGCGAGAACATCGTGCCCGTCGCTGGTATCCCGGAAGGCGAGGAGCAATCGGGCAAGATTCGCATCCTGCGCCTGAACGATGGCCACGCCGTGCTGGCCTATGCCTGCCGCCTCGATTCCGACATCGCCGACCTGCCGGAAGACTTCAAACCCGCCAAGGCGGATGTCGAGGTCGAAGCCGTGGCGCTCATCGACGAGAAGCCGGTCGAGGTACTCGACAGCCATTACCTGTTCGCAACCTACGGCGAGGCGCCGCAGCTGATCGACCTGCCGGTCTGTCGCCTGTCCGCGCACGATCGCTGGGCGCAGAATTTCCTCAAGCCGGTAATCGAGGCCGCGGGCTATCGCGTGGTCGATGAAAGCGACGGCACGGCAGCCGACGTTGCCATCTGCCTCGACGGCGAGAACACCGCCAGCCTGCCCGCCGGCAAGCACATCGTGCTGCGCACGGCCGAGGAAGCGGACAAGGACAGCGAAGACACCATTTACCGCTACGACCGCGACGGCCTGGTGGCCGCGCTGGGCGCTGCGCGCAAGGGAAAGGCCGCCTGATGTCGCAATTGCTCGTAACCAGCATCGCCGGACGCCGCGTGGCCTTGCCGACCGCCGGCATCCTGTCGGTAATCGAACTGGGCAAGCTGGAACGCGTGCCGCGCGCACCCTCCCGCATCGCCGGGCTTACCGCCCTGCGCAGCCGGGTACTGACGGTGATTGATTGTGCCCAGATCGTCGACGGGCATCCTTCGGAATATATCGAAGGCAATGGTCTCGGCATCGTCATCGACGTGGACGACCATGGCTATGCGCTGATGGTCGACCACGTGGAAGACGTCACCGAGTTCTTCGGGGAACTGGAAGAAGTCAAAGCCGATCTCGGCGGTGAATGGACCGCGCATGCGCTGGGCATGGCGGAAACGGAAATCGGCCCCTTGCTGGTGATCAGCCCCGAACGGTTCGTGTCGGGCGCGGAAACAGCACAGGCGGCGTAAACCTCTCATTACCCAATGGTTGCTATTGGGGTCGCAAGGGTCATGCAGGGAGACAATAAAGTGAAGACATGCCTGATTGTGGACGATTCTCGCGTTATCCGGAAAGTGTCGCGGCACTTGCTGGAAGGCATGGGCTTCGCGGTGGAAGAAGCCGCGGACGGCAAGATCGCGCTGGAACAGTGCGAACAGCAGATGCCCGACGTGGTGCTGCTCGACTGGAACATGCCGGTCATGAACGGCATGGAATTCATCGAGACGCTGCGCAAGCTGCCGGGCGGCGACGCCCCGCGCGTGGTGTTCTGCACCACCGAGAACGACATCGAGCACATCCGTGCCGCGATCGATGCCGGTGCCGACGAATATGTGATGAAGCCGTTCGATCGCGAAACGCTGCACATCAAGCTGCAACTCGTGGGAATGGCCTGAGGTAGAACCGCATGACGGGCCAGAGCGCCAGTCCAGTCCTGCCGGAGGCCTCGCGCCGCTCGGCCGGCGAAGTCGTGAAGGTGATGATCGTCGACGACTCGATCACCGCCCGCACGGTGCTGGGCCGCACGGTCAATGCCATCGAGAAGATCGAAGTCGTCGCCAGCGTTAGCAATGCCGAACGGGCGCTCGACTATCTCGACAACGCACGCGTCGATGTGATCCTGCTGGATCTGGAAATGCCGGGCATGGGCGGGATCGCCGCCATCCCGCTGCTGGTGAAGAAGTCGCGCGGGGCGCGCATCATCGTCGTATCCCACCATACGCCTGACGGCGCGGAACTGGCGGTGGAAGCCCTGTCGCTGGGGGCTACGGACACCTTCCCCAAGCCGACGTCCGGCAGTTTCGACCGCGAGTACCGGCGCGAGCTGGCGCTGCGCGTGGCCGCGCTGGGCAAGGACCGCACCTGCACGGTCAAGGTCGCCCCGCCCAAGGTCGAACTGGCCCAGCGCAAGCGCCCTGTCGCCGGTGCGCCCGAAGTACTGGCGATCGGCGCTTCGACCGGGGGCATTACCGCCCTCGAAGCCCTGCTCAAGTCGCTGCCTCCGCGCATCGGCGTCCCGATCATGATCAGCCAGCATCTGCCGGCCTCGTTCATGGACGTGTTCGCCAAGCAGGTTGCCAAGGCGTCCGGACGTCCGGCGCTGGTGGCCGTGGAGGGAATGCGACTGCGGCCAGACTGCATCCTGGTGGCACCGGGCGATGCGCACCTGGAGGTCAAGGCGGCAGGCAAGGACCTTGTCGTCAAGCTGACGCACGAGCGAGCGGCGACGGGCTGCATGCCCTCGCTGGATCCGATGTTCGCCTCGTTGGCGAAAGCATACGAAGGCCGCGTCGTCGCCGTGGTGCTGTCCGGCATGGGCCGTGACGGCACCGGCGGCTCCCACCAACTGGTCGAGGCCGGGGGCTGCATCTTCGTGCAGGACCAGGCCACTTCGGCGGTTTGGGGCATGCCGCGCGGCGTGGCTGAAGCGGGGCTGGCTTCGGCCGTGCTGCCGCCACAGCAGATCGGTCCGCAGGTCGCCAAGTTGCTGGGAATGGCCGCATGATCGAGCGGGACATGACCTATGAGGTGCTGGCCCGCCTGCTCGAAGAGCGCACCGGCCAGAACCTTACCCCAAGCCGCCAGTGGCGGGTCGAATCCGCTCTCTCGGCGCTGCTGCGCGAACATGATGCAGTATCCGTCGACGAGCTGGTGGCGCACCTGACCTCGCCGTTTGGATGCCCGCTGTCGTCGCGCGTGGCGGACGCCTTGCTTAACAACGAGACCTACTTCTTCCGCGACCAGATGATCTTCGATGCGCTGGCGACCGACGTGCTGCCGGACCTGATTGCCCGCCGCACCGCCAGTCGCCGGCTGAAGGTCTGGTGTGTCGGCTGCTCGACCGGGCAGGAGCCGCTGTCGATCGCCATGTTGCTGGCCGAGCGCAAGGCCCTGCTGGAGGACTGGAGCATCGAGATCGTCGCGACCGACGTGTCGCACCGTGCGCTCGAAGTGGCCAGGAACGGCAGCTACACGGCGTTCGAGGCCCAGCGCGGGCTCGACATGAAGCGCATGATCCGCTGGTTCGAAGAGGTCGACGGGCGCTGGAAGGTGTCACCGGAACTGCTGCGGAACATCACCTACCGGCACCACAACGTGCTGGCGACACCGCCGCGCACTGGCGAATTCGACCTGGTGCTGTGTCGCAACGTACTGCTGTATTTCGATGCCGCAACGCGCAGCAAGGCGTTCGGGCAGATCGCCACCGGCATGGCTCCCGATGGCTTGCTGCTGCTTGGCGCAGGCGAAACCACGGTGGGCCAGACGGCCTGTTTCGAACCGGCGCAAAAGCCGGCCGGGATGTTCCGCCTGACGGAAGCGGCACGCCGGGCTGCGGGCACCAGCGTGGCAGCCTAGGCCCCTCAGGCGGGCCCAAATTTCACTAGTTCAAGCTTTACAGTATCTTAAGCATGTTCCCTTACCTGTGCAGCCTTGGAATGGGATGGGCAGGGCTTCAGGGGTGATCACACTTAACCAGATCGAACGTTTTTCGCCGAGTTTTTCGGTGCTTTTTCCGCTGGTTGTGATGAGCATCGTGTTCGGCGGGATCCTCTATGCGCTGGTCAATTTCTCGTCGCCGCCGATCCAGCTGACACGCGGTGTCGTGCTGGGCAGCCTGGGCGCCTACGTGCTGTCGGTTACGCTGGTGGCCAAGTTCGGTTTCGCCAAGATGAAGGCGCTGGAGAAGGTCGGCCTGACCGACAGCCTCTCCGGCCTGCCCAACCGTCGCGCGCTGCATAACGATTTCAAGGCGCTGCACGGCGACGAACAGGAAGCTGCTCTGGCGCTGATCGACCTCGACGGGTTCAAGCAGGTCAATGACAACTACGGCCACTTCGTCGGTGATCGCCTGATCAACGAATGTGCCAAGATCTTCCGCGATGCCAGCGGGGAGGAGGCCACGGTCTATCGTCTCGGCGGCGACGAATTCGCCATGCTCACCGTCGGCCCCATCGCCTCC is a genomic window of Aurantiacibacter sp. MUD11 containing:
- the cheB gene encoding chemotaxis-specific protein-glutamate methyltransferase CheB, which translates into the protein MTGQSASPVLPEASRRSAGEVVKVMIVDDSITARTVLGRTVNAIEKIEVVASVSNAERALDYLDNARVDVILLDLEMPGMGGIAAIPLLVKKSRGARIIVVSHHTPDGAELAVEALSLGATDTFPKPTSGSFDREYRRELALRVAALGKDRTCTVKVAPPKVELAQRKRPVAGAPEVLAIGASTGGITALEALLKSLPPRIGVPIMISQHLPASFMDVFAKQVAKASGRPALVAVEGMRLRPDCILVAPGDAHLEVKAAGKDLVVKLTHERAATGCMPSLDPMFASLAKAYEGRVVAVVLSGMGRDGTGGSHQLVEAGGCIFVQDQATSAVWGMPRGVAEAGLASAVLPPQQIGPQVAKLLGMAA
- a CDS encoding CheR family methyltransferase; translation: MIERDMTYEVLARLLEERTGQNLTPSRQWRVESALSALLREHDAVSVDELVAHLTSPFGCPLSSRVADALLNNETYFFRDQMIFDALATDVLPDLIARRTASRRLKVWCVGCSTGQEPLSIAMLLAERKALLEDWSIEIVATDVSHRALEVARNGSYTAFEAQRGLDMKRMIRWFEEVDGRWKVSPELLRNITYRHHNVLATPPRTGEFDLVLCRNVLLYFDAATRSKAFGQIATGMAPDGLLLLGAGETTVGQTACFEPAQKPAGMFRLTEAARRAAGTSVAA
- a CDS encoding chemotaxis protein CheW — protein: MSQLLVTSIAGRRVALPTAGILSVIELGKLERVPRAPSRIAGLTALRSRVLTVIDCAQIVDGHPSEYIEGNGLGIVIDVDDHGYALMVDHVEDVTEFFGELEEVKADLGGEWTAHALGMAETEIGPLLVISPERFVSGAETAQAA
- a CDS encoding response regulator encodes the protein MKTCLIVDDSRVIRKVSRHLLEGMGFAVEEAADGKIALEQCEQQMPDVVLLDWNMPVMNGMEFIETLRKLPGGDAPRVVFCTTENDIEHIRAAIDAGADEYVMKPFDRETLHIKLQLVGMA